The following proteins are co-located in the Symphalangus syndactylus isolate Jambi chromosome 21, NHGRI_mSymSyn1-v2.1_pri, whole genome shotgun sequence genome:
- the UPK1B gene encoding uroplakin-1b, whose protein sequence is MAKDDSTVRCFQGLLIFGNVIIGCCGIALTAECIFFVSDQHSLYPLLEATDNDDIYGAAWIGIFVGICLFCLSVLGIVGIMKSSRKILLAYFILMFIVYAFEVASCITAATQRDFFTPNLFLKQMLERYQNNSPPNNDDQWKNNRVTKTWDRLMLQDNCCGVNGPSDWQKYTSAFRTENNDADYPWPRQCCVMNNLKEPLNLEACKLGVPGFYHNQGCYELISGPMNRHAWGVAWFGFAILCWTFWVLLGTMFYWSRIEY, encoded by the exons ATGGCCAAAGACGACTCCACTGTTCGTTGCTTCCAGGGCCTGCTGATTTTTGGAAATGTGATTATTGGT TGTTGCGGCATTGCCCTGACCGCGGAGTGCATCTTCTTTGTATCTGACCAACACAGCCTCTACCCACTGCTTGAAGCCACCGACAACGATGACATCTATGGGGCTGCCTGGATTGGCATATTTGTGGGCATCTGCCTCTTCTGCCTGTCTGTTCTAGGCATTGTAGGCATCATGAAGTCCAGCAGGAAAATTCTTCTGGCG TATTTCATTCTGATGTTTATAGTATATGCCTTTGAAGTAGCATCTTGTATCACAGCAGCAACACAACGAGACTTT TTCACACCCAACCTCTTCCTGAAGCAGATGCTAGAGAGGTACCAAAACAACAGCCCTCCAAACAATGATGACCAGTGGAAAAACAACAGAGTCACCAAAACCTGGGACAGGCTCATGCTCCAG GACAACTGCTGTGGCGTAAATGGTCCATCAGACTGGCAAAAATACACGTCTGCTTTCCGGACTGAGAATAATGATGCTGACTATCCCTGGCCTCGTCAATGCTGTGTTATGAACAATCTTAAAGAACCTCTCAACCTAGAGGCTTGTAAACTAGGTGTGCCTGGTTTTTATCACAATCAG GGCTGCTATGAACTGATCTCTGGACCAATGAACCGACATGCCTGGGGGGTTGCCTGGTTTGGATTTGCCATTCTCTGCTGGACT TTTTGGGTTCTCCTGGGTACCATGTTCTACTGGAGCAGAATTGAATATTGA